In Persephonella hydrogeniphila, the following are encoded in one genomic region:
- the purQ gene encoding phosphoribosylformylglycinamidine synthase I, whose product MKFGVAVYPGSNCDYDTYRVIRDILKEDVRLIDYRETDLSDLDCVVLPGGFSFGDYLRPGTLAAHTPLTGAVKEFADKGGFVIGICNGFQILTEAHLLPGALMPNIHGKFVCKHQYLRVENSDTPFTNQCEDGQVLKIPIAHHDGNYFVDEETLRKMEDNGQIILRYCDEFGNITEDANPNGSIRNIAGITNEKKNVFGLMPHPERAAESILGTEDGLYILKSIIEAYS is encoded by the coding sequence TTGAAGTTTGGTGTTGCTGTTTATCCCGGTTCAAACTGTGATTACGATACATACAGGGTTATCAGAGATATTCTCAAAGAGGATGTAAGACTTATAGATTATAGAGAAACAGACCTTTCAGACCTTGATTGTGTTGTTCTTCCTGGAGGATTTTCATTTGGGGATTATCTTAGACCGGGAACCTTGGCGGCCCATACACCCCTTACAGGTGCTGTTAAAGAATTCGCAGATAAAGGCGGCTTTGTTATAGGAATATGCAATGGTTTCCAGATACTGACAGAGGCACATCTTTTGCCGGGAGCGTTGATGCCAAATATACACGGGAAATTTGTGTGTAAACACCAGTACTTGAGAGTTGAAAATAGCGATACTCCATTTACAAACCAGTGCGAAGATGGTCAGGTGTTAAAAATACCGATAGCCCACCATGACGGAAATTACTTTGTTGATGAAGAAACATTAAGAAAAATGGAGGACAACGGCCAGATAATACTCAGATACTGTGATGAATTTGGAAACATAACAGAGGACGCAAATCCAAACGGTTCTATAAGAAATATAGCAGGAATAACAAATGAAAAGAAAAATGTTTTTGGATTGATGCCACATCCAGAGAGGGCAGCTGAAAGTATACTTGGAACAGAAGATGGACTGTATATACTGAAATCTATTATTGAGGCTTACTCCTGA
- the purS gene encoding phosphoribosylformylglycinamidine synthase subunit PurS: MLIKFFIKPRKGVLDPQGRAVAENLKSLGFEDVKDVKVGKYIEVYVENKDREKAVEEAKEMAKKALVNDIIEDYEFEIVED, translated from the coding sequence ATGTTAATAAAGTTTTTTATAAAACCAAGGAAAGGTGTTTTAGATCCTCAGGGAAGGGCTGTTGCTGAAAACCTTAAATCTCTTGGATTTGAGGACGTAAAAGATGTAAAAGTAGGAAAATATATAGAGGTTTATGTAGAAAACAAAGACAGAGAAAAGGCAGTAGAAGAAGCAAAAGAAATGGCTAAGAAAGCCCTTGTAAACGACATAATAGAAGACTATGAATTTGAGATTGTGGAGGATTGA
- the hpf gene encoding ribosome hibernation-promoting factor, HPF/YfiA family: MRVEHVGKNIEVTDFIKSYTEHKLERLKPYIKDIDLAEDSVNVRVTYAFEKHRHRNRVDIDVYFNTPGGGVIHAWEESNDLYSAIDFVIDEVERQLVRLKSRRKEEARRLARAEKMKQLTPEEESIERPLIVQEPMPLEKPLSVEDAMMLLEETGAFFLPFRNAETGEINVIYRKKAGNYGLITPGV; encoded by the coding sequence ATGAGAGTAGAGCATGTCGGGAAGAATATTGAAGTGACAGATTTTATCAAAAGTTATACAGAGCACAAATTAGAAAGACTAAAACCCTACATTAAAGACATCGATTTAGCTGAAGACTCCGTTAATGTTAGAGTTACATATGCCTTTGAGAAGCACAGACACAGAAACAGGGTAGATATTGATGTTTACTTTAATACCCCAGGAGGAGGTGTGATTCACGCCTGGGAAGAAAGTAATGATCTTTACTCTGCTATAGATTTTGTTATTGACGAGGTTGAAAGGCAGCTTGTCAGACTGAAAAGCAGAAGAAAAGAAGAAGCCAGAAGACTTGCCAGAGCTGAGAAGATGAAACAGCTTACACCTGAAGAAGAAAGCATAGAAAGACCTTTAATAGTTCAGGAGCCTATGCCCCTTGAAAAGCCTCTCTCTGTAGAGGATGCCATGATGCTTCTTGAAGAGACAGGAGCATTTTTCCTCCCATTCAGGAACGCAGAAACAGGGGAGATTAATGTGATATACAGAAAAAAAGCTGGAAATTACGGTCTCATTACTCCGGGAGTGTAG
- the argC gene encoding N-acetyl-gamma-glutamyl-phosphate reductase, translating into MKVSIVGASGYTGVELIRYLSFHKDVEIAQIVSRQFSGKKLSSVFPHFSKTPYEDLIFEEDVDKESFDIYFLCLPHEPSVELVKELTDKGKKVIDLSAAYRIKDIHKYPEYYGFEHRFGELLDRAVYGLPEIFRKDIEKANLVANPGCYPTATLLALYPGIKEEVVVGDTVVVNALSGISGAGRSVKQHFHYPEAYGNAYAYNPTKHRHTPEMEDVIKRVTGKEIKVRFTPHIIPVSRGMISTVVFNTNLRKEQLVELYRLEYRYEPFVRIVPQPPQIKNVVGSNFCDLYVDLDERTGQAVIISAIDNLGKGASSQAVQNMNIMTGLPEDKYLKTLSEISILFP; encoded by the coding sequence TTGAAAGTATCAATAGTAGGAGCTTCCGGTTATACCGGTGTAGAGCTGATAAGATACCTCTCATTCCATAAAGATGTTGAGATTGCCCAAATAGTATCAAGACAGTTCTCAGGAAAGAAACTCAGTTCTGTTTTTCCCCACTTTTCAAAGACTCCTTATGAAGATCTTATATTTGAAGAAGATGTTGATAAAGAGAGCTTTGATATATATTTTTTGTGCCTTCCCCACGAACCGTCAGTAGAACTGGTTAAAGAGCTTACCGACAAAGGGAAAAAAGTTATAGACCTGTCTGCAGCTTATAGAATAAAAGATATACATAAGTATCCTGAGTATTACGGATTTGAGCACAGATTTGGTGAACTTCTGGATAGAGCTGTTTACGGACTTCCAGAAATTTTTAGAAAGGATATAGAAAAAGCTAATTTAGTAGCAAATCCAGGATGTTATCCAACAGCAACCCTCCTTGCTCTGTATCCGGGAATAAAAGAAGAAGTAGTAGTCGGGGATACTGTCGTGGTGAACGCCCTTTCTGGAATATCCGGTGCAGGAAGATCAGTAAAACAGCATTTTCATTATCCTGAAGCCTATGGAAATGCTTATGCCTATAATCCTACAAAACACAGACATACTCCAGAGATGGAAGATGTTATAAAAAGGGTTACAGGGAAAGAGATAAAGGTAAGATTCACTCCCCATATAATACCTGTTTCCAGAGGAATGATATCCACTGTAGTATTTAACACAAACTTAAGAAAAGAACAGCTTGTAGAACTGTACAGGCTTGAATATAGATACGAGCCTTTTGTCAGGATAGTCCCACAGCCACCACAGATAAAAAATGTTGTGGGTTCTAACTTTTGTGATCTGTATGTAGATCTTGATGAGAGAACGGGACAGGCTGTGATTATTTCTGCTATTGATAACCTTGGAAAAGGAGCATCCTCTCAGGCTGTTCAGAATATGAATATTATGACTGGTCTCCCAGAAGATAAATACTTGAAAACACTCTCTGAAATCTCAATACTCTTTCCGTAG
- the rplM gene encoding 50S ribosomal protein L13 produces the protein MKTYHVRKEDIKREWYVIDAAGKNLGRLATLIANVLRGKHKPYFQPDVDVGDFVIVLNADKITVTGKKLTDKEYKYHTNRPGGLRVRSLQWMLGHKPEEVIRLAVERMLPKNKLQKRYMKRLKVYTGTEHKHTAQNPKNLEELKALWKNF, from the coding sequence ATGAAAACATACCACGTTCGCAAAGAGGATATAAAAAGAGAATGGTACGTAATTGATGCAGCTGGAAAAAATTTAGGAAGACTTGCAACTTTGATAGCAAATGTTCTCAGAGGAAAACATAAGCCTTACTTTCAACCTGATGTAGATGTAGGTGATTTTGTTATTGTTTTAAATGCAGACAAGATAACAGTAACAGGAAAAAAGCTTACAGATAAAGAGTATAAATACCACACAAACAGACCTGGCGGTCTGAGAGTAAGAAGCCTACAGTGGATGCTTGGACACAAACCAGAAGAGGTTATAAGACTTGCCGTAGAAAGAATGCTTCCTAAAAACAAACTCCAGAAAAGGTATATGAAAAGATTAAAAGTTTATACAGGAACAGAACACAAACATACTGCACAGAACCCAAAAAATCTTGAAGAGCTTAAAGCTCTGTGGAAAAACTTTTAA
- the rpoN gene encoding RNA polymerase factor sigma-54 produces the protein MLKQRLELKLQNKLVLTVSLKQQLALLLLPKVELQETVKTELEENPFLEEITNLQPEFEPVKDYAKYYDEEEKPVTSRLAYKPSLTDMLEFQIDIEFEGEEKDIAYEIIGDIDEKGFLTVPVEDIAEKLHMPVQHVENVRQKVMRLEPTGIGAKDIKEALKVQYEELFGEDELADRIISENLELVCKPEKLFELYKDIPVERLQEIICNIKSLKPYPAINYLDEPVRYVEPDVYVYDRGDRFEIVVNESEIPRLKLTTAYRKLISDKTLPEETRKFLEDKLQRAIGIIKGIEQRRENLYKITEFLVNYQSEFIRKGREYLKPLILKDVAEVVGLHESTVSRIVSSKYVQLPTGLLPLKAFFSTKLSSSSGDISTEKVKYMIAELIEKEDKRKPLSDQKIADILKSKGINVARRTVTKYREQLNIPDSRNRRIKK, from the coding sequence ATGCTTAAGCAGAGATTAGAATTAAAGCTTCAAAATAAACTTGTACTTACTGTTAGTCTAAAGCAGCAGCTTGCCTTACTACTTCTTCCAAAAGTAGAACTTCAGGAAACAGTAAAAACAGAACTTGAGGAGAATCCTTTCCTTGAGGAGATAACCAATCTACAACCTGAGTTTGAACCTGTAAAGGACTACGCTAAATACTACGACGAAGAAGAAAAGCCTGTTACAAGCAGACTGGCGTATAAACCTTCTCTAACTGATATGCTTGAGTTTCAGATAGATATAGAGTTCGAAGGAGAAGAAAAAGATATAGCCTATGAGATTATAGGAGACATTGACGAAAAAGGATTTTTAACCGTTCCTGTAGAAGATATCGCAGAAAAACTCCATATGCCTGTTCAGCATGTAGAGAATGTAAGACAGAAAGTAATGAGGCTTGAGCCAACAGGAATAGGGGCAAAGGATATAAAAGAAGCTCTCAAGGTTCAGTACGAAGAACTCTTTGGGGAGGATGAACTGGCAGACAGAATAATATCTGAAAATTTAGAGCTTGTATGTAAACCGGAAAAACTGTTTGAGCTGTATAAAGATATACCTGTAGAGAGATTACAGGAGATCATATGTAATATTAAATCATTAAAACCATATCCTGCAATAAATTATCTTGATGAACCTGTTAGATATGTAGAACCAGATGTGTATGTATATGATAGAGGAGATAGATTTGAAATTGTCGTAAATGAGTCTGAAATACCAAGACTTAAACTGACAACAGCTTACAGAAAACTGATATCAGACAAAACACTTCCAGAAGAAACGAGAAAGTTCTTGGAAGATAAACTTCAAAGAGCTATCGGTATTATAAAAGGTATAGAACAGAGGAGAGAAAATCTTTACAAAATTACAGAGTTTCTTGTTAATTATCAGTCTGAGTTTATAAGAAAAGGTAGAGAGTACCTGAAACCTCTTATTTTGAAGGATGTAGCAGAGGTAGTTGGACTACATGAGTCTACAGTTAGTAGGATAGTTTCCAGTAAATATGTACAACTTCCGACAGGTCTACTTCCTTTAAAAGCTTTCTTTTCTACAAAGCTTTCGTCCTCAAGTGGAGATATATCGACAGAAAAGGTAAAATATATGATTGCTGAACTTATAGAGAAAGAGGATAAAAGAAAACCTCTCAGCGACCAGAAAATTGCAGATATCTTAAAAAGTAAAGGAATTAATGTGGCAAGAAGAACAGTAACAAAATACAGGGAGCAATTAAATATACCTGATTCCAGAAATAGGAGGATAAAAAAATGA
- the radA gene encoding DNA repair protein RadA, which produces MAKSKTVFICNECGATYPTWSGRCASCGSWNTLVEEKQKKIRNFSPSPSVSKPEPITQAKSEHFSERISTRIKTLDEALGGGIVKGQVILVSGEPGIGKSTLLLQVSSNISEDRKVLYITGEESAHQVYIRGERIGALKNNLFVLSETVLENITEAIKQLKPDFIVVDSVQTVYSTELESPAGSVSQVREVSARLTEISKSMGIPSIIVGQVTKEGSIAGPKVLEHIVDTVAQFEGERGHAYRVLKVIKNRFGAAGELAVFSMEDRGLKEVLNPSSFFLEERPEGKAGSVIFPFTEGSKPVLVEIQALVSKTVYAVPQRKTQGIDINRLSIITAIIEKETGIFLKDRDIFVNVVGGITVKEPAVDLPVALAILSSLKNTPLPPDLAAFGELGLTGEVRSVYYTEHRIKEAKKFGFGKILVPANTDIQDSRIIKVKNIQEAIEYLR; this is translated from the coding sequence ATGGCGAAAAGTAAAACAGTTTTTATCTGTAATGAGTGTGGAGCTACTTACCCTACCTGGTCAGGCAGATGTGCTTCCTGTGGAAGCTGGAATACACTGGTAGAGGAAAAGCAAAAGAAAATTAGGAACTTCTCTCCTTCTCCCTCTGTATCTAAACCTGAGCCGATAACACAGGCTAAATCAGAACATTTCTCTGAAAGAATATCCACCAGAATAAAAACCCTTGATGAAGCTCTGGGAGGAGGAATAGTTAAAGGACAGGTGATACTTGTCTCTGGAGAGCCAGGAATCGGGAAGTCAACACTTTTATTACAAGTGTCCTCAAATATATCAGAAGATAGAAAAGTGCTCTATATAACAGGTGAAGAGTCTGCCCATCAGGTTTATATAAGAGGAGAAAGAATAGGTGCATTAAAAAACAATCTTTTTGTGTTGTCTGAGACTGTTTTAGAAAATATTACAGAAGCCATCAAGCAGCTTAAACCGGATTTTATCGTAGTTGATTCTGTCCAGACTGTATATTCTACAGAGCTTGAATCCCCGGCAGGTTCTGTTTCTCAGGTAAGAGAAGTAAGCGCAAGACTTACAGAAATATCAAAAAGTATGGGAATCCCATCAATTATCGTAGGTCAGGTAACAAAAGAAGGGAGTATAGCAGGTCCAAAAGTTTTAGAGCATATTGTAGATACTGTAGCCCAGTTTGAAGGAGAGAGAGGTCATGCATACAGGGTTCTAAAAGTGATAAAAAACAGATTTGGTGCTGCTGGAGAACTGGCGGTATTTTCTATGGAAGACAGAGGATTAAAAGAAGTATTAAATCCTTCTTCATTTTTCCTTGAGGAAAGACCTGAAGGGAAAGCCGGAAGTGTTATATTTCCTTTTACAGAAGGATCAAAACCGGTATTGGTGGAAATTCAGGCTCTTGTTTCAAAAACTGTTTATGCAGTTCCCCAGAGAAAAACTCAAGGTATAGATATAAACAGGCTTTCAATAATAACTGCGATAATAGAAAAGGAAACAGGTATTTTTCTAAAGGACAGGGATATTTTTGTAAATGTTGTAGGAGGGATAACAGTAAAAGAACCGGCAGTTGATCTTCCAGTTGCACTTGCCATACTCTCATCATTAAAAAACACCCCACTGCCTCCGGATCTTGCAGCCTTCGGAGAGTTAGGTCTTACAGGAGAGGTAAGATCTGTTTACTACACAGAACACAGAATAAAGGAAGCAAAAAAGTTTGGATTTGGTAAAATACTTGTTCCGGCAAATACAGATATACAGGACAGCCGTATAATAAAAGTAAAAAATATTCAGGAAGCCATAGAGTACCTGAGATGA
- the pyrF gene encoding orotidine-5'-phosphate decarboxylase gives MTVKLAVALDIENTEEALSLLKDLKGEEIIIKIGYLLFIKEGTDIVKKIKDMGFDIFLDLKLHDIPNTVYNGVRSAVELGVDYLTVHTLGGIEMMEKAVEAKKGSNLKLLGVTILTSHSEDYIQYIGSRYSLNQLALKLATTAVNTGIDGIVCSPFEVKEIKEKIDKDFIAVTPGIRLEQETDDQKRVATPEFAVKEGSDILVVGRPIIKAKDKKKAVREILEKIKNA, from the coding sequence TTGACTGTTAAACTTGCAGTAGCACTTGATATAGAGAATACAGAAGAAGCGTTATCCCTTTTGAAAGATTTAAAAGGGGAAGAGATAATAATAAAAATAGGATATCTCCTGTTTATAAAAGAAGGAACAGATATTGTAAAAAAAATAAAAGATATGGGGTTTGATATATTCTTAGACCTTAAACTCCATGATATACCTAATACAGTTTACAACGGTGTAAGATCTGCTGTAGAGTTAGGAGTTGACTATCTTACTGTTCATACATTAGGTGGTATAGAAATGATGGAAAAAGCTGTTGAGGCGAAAAAAGGTTCAAATCTGAAACTCCTTGGGGTGACTATTTTAACAAGCCATTCAGAAGATTACATACAGTATATAGGCTCAAGATACTCCTTGAATCAGCTTGCTTTGAAGCTTGCAACTACAGCCGTTAATACCGGAATAGATGGAATTGTTTGTTCTCCATTTGAGGTTAAAGAAATAAAAGAAAAGATAGATAAAGATTTTATTGCTGTAACCCCCGGAATAAGATTAGAGCAGGAAACAGATGATCAGAAAAGAGTTGCTACTCCTGAATTTGCAGTAAAAGAAGGTTCGGATATATTAGTTGTCGGAAGACCAATAATAAAAGCAAAAGACAAAAAGAAAGCAGTGAGGGAGATCTTAGAAAAAATAAAAAATGCTTAA
- a CDS encoding TlpA family protein disulfide reductase, with translation MKNIIVSITTAILFFSFMSYGKKAPDVYFEDLNGKKVYVEDFKGKPTVLVFWQLYCHSCKKELPEISKLAKEYEGKVRFYAVVIGTRDILQIEEKKREWGFDLPVLIAGYKAKSAFGIFGTPITVVIDKNLDIKGKIIGSRRTFRLKEILDKVVQE, from the coding sequence TTGAAAAATATAATCGTAAGTATAACTACAGCAATACTATTTTTTAGTTTTATGTCTTACGGAAAAAAAGCCCCTGATGTTTATTTTGAAGATCTTAACGGGAAAAAAGTGTATGTAGAAGATTTTAAAGGAAAACCAACAGTTCTTGTTTTCTGGCAGTTATACTGCCACAGTTGTAAAAAAGAACTTCCTGAGATATCTAAACTGGCAAAGGAGTATGAAGGGAAAGTAAGGTTTTACGCTGTTGTTATAGGTACAAGAGATATACTCCAGATAGAAGAAAAGAAAAGAGAATGGGGATTTGACCTTCCTGTGCTGATTGCCGGATATAAAGCAAAGTCTGCATTTGGTATATTCGGCACCCCTATTACTGTAGTGATAGATAAAAATTTAGATATAAAAGGGAAAATAATAGGCTCAAGGAGAACTTTTAGACTTAAAGAAATTTTAGATAAAGTTGTTCAGGAGTAA
- the rpsI gene encoding 30S ribosomal protein S9, which translates to MAEIVKIDPKVAKYGTGRRKEAVARVWIFPGSGKLYIKSSSGKEWEGKDYFERDILIQKINMPFVVTETLGKFDVYATVKGSGKPAQAEAVMYGIAKALLQYNPELRPSLKSAGLLTRDARVKERKKYAQMGARAKYRWSKR; encoded by the coding sequence TTGGCTGAAATAGTAAAAATAGATCCTAAAGTAGCGAAATACGGAACAGGAAGAAGAAAAGAGGCAGTTGCCAGAGTATGGATATTCCCTGGAAGCGGGAAATTATACATTAAAAGTTCTTCAGGAAAAGAGTGGGAAGGAAAAGATTACTTTGAAAGAGATATACTGATACAAAAAATAAATATGCCTTTTGTTGTTACAGAAACACTTGGAAAATTCGATGTTTATGCTACTGTAAAAGGAAGTGGAAAGCCTGCTCAGGCAGAAGCTGTTATGTACGGAATAGCTAAAGCTCTTCTTCAGTACAACCCGGAACTGAGACCTTCCTTGAAATCTGCAGGCCTCCTTACAAGGGATGCCAGAGTTAAAGAAAGGAAAAAATACGCTCAGATGGGAGCAAGGGCGAAATACAGATGGTCTAAGCGTTAA
- a CDS encoding uracil-DNA glycosylase produces MKEQIKKHIRILQELGYEYLYTERGMAESDLEERLKKLEELNKVIQECKKCDLYKSRKQAVLGEGNPEAKLMFIGEAPGGDEDKLGRPFVGRAGKLLTRLIEATGHKREEFYITNICKCRPPENRTPTPWEMEACFPYLKQQLEIIQPKVLCLLGSTAARAFLNRHVAITKERGSVINWEGKLVYLTYHPAYVLRNPNAETTLFEDIKKAIELAYS; encoded by the coding sequence ATGAAAGAGCAGATAAAAAAACATATAAGAATTCTTCAGGAACTTGGGTACGAGTATTTATATACGGAGAGAGGAATGGCCGAAAGTGATTTGGAAGAAAGATTAAAAAAATTAGAAGAGCTTAATAAGGTTATACAGGAATGCAAAAAATGTGATCTGTACAAAAGTAGAAAGCAGGCTGTTTTAGGGGAAGGGAATCCGGAAGCAAAGCTTATGTTTATAGGTGAAGCTCCTGGAGGAGACGAAGATAAGTTGGGAAGACCATTTGTAGGTAGAGCAGGAAAACTACTTACAAGGCTGATAGAGGCTACAGGGCATAAAAGAGAGGAGTTTTATATAACAAATATATGTAAATGCAGACCTCCAGAAAACAGAACTCCTACTCCGTGGGAGATGGAAGCATGTTTTCCTTATCTGAAACAGCAGCTTGAGATAATACAGCCTAAAGTCCTCTGTCTCCTTGGTTCGACAGCAGCCAGAGCTTTTCTTAACAGACATGTGGCAATAACAAAAGAAAGAGGTTCTGTAATTAACTGGGAAGGGAAGCTTGTATATCTGACTTACCATCCGGCGTATGTTTTAAGAAACCCAAATGCAGAAACAACCTTATTTGAAGATATTAAAAAAGCCATTGAACTTGCATACTCTTGA
- a CDS encoding spore coat protein U domain-containing protein, whose translation MKHLKSIVLLITFALYSISFAQMSGSCSADMENIYFGNYNPFEPVVKRAYGTLRLSCSSSSANIFFSVKVIGGNSPDPAKRYLYSPSTDSKLYYNLYYKNCVLGDGTNGTCVISGRIGKKHGMCRNSNYFIVAIIPPMQNVSAASDYQDHLTVIIEY comes from the coding sequence ATGAAACACTTAAAAAGTATTGTATTATTGATAACATTTGCTCTATATAGCATATCTTTTGCACAGATGAGTGGAAGTTGTTCCGCTGATATGGAAAATATATATTTTGGAAATTACAATCCCTTTGAACCTGTCGTAAAAAGAGCATACGGAACTCTGAGATTAAGCTGTAGCTCTTCTTCTGCAAATATATTTTTCTCTGTAAAAGTTATAGGAGGAAACAGCCCTGATCCTGCTAAAAGATATCTATACTCTCCTTCTACAGACAGTAAACTTTACTATAACCTATACTATAAAAATTGTGTGTTAGGAGATGGGACAAACGGTACGTGTGTTATCTCTGGGAGAATCGGGAAAAAACATGGAATGTGTAGAAATAGCAATTATTTTATAGTAGCTATTATACCTCCTATGCAGAATGTTTCTGCAGCCAGTGATTATCAGGATCATCTCACAGTTATTATAGAGTATTAA
- the rfaE1 gene encoding D-glycero-beta-D-manno-heptose-7-phosphate kinase, translating into MIGKERAKKIIKEFEDKAVLVVGDLILDRYLWGEVERISPEAPVPVVEVKKETFNPGGASNVAWNISSLGAKTYMAGVIGTDQNGEILESLLIGKDIIPINIKDQKRPTTEKTRIIAVSQQLLRIDRESKEKLSEETTDKLINQIKSITDKIDAVIVSDYGKGVITPKLMEYLKSTGKPVFVDPKPSNFSLYTGITTMTPNRKEAYECVKADKGISVEQVGRMIMEKLSIDTLLITLGSEGMALFNKNEVKKIPARARKVYDVTGAGDTVISVLTLAKISGASWEEAASLANYAAGYVVGEIGTAALDRETLLNIIP; encoded by the coding sequence TTGATAGGAAAAGAAAGGGCAAAAAAAATTATAAAAGAGTTCGAGGATAAGGCTGTTCTTGTCGTAGGAGATCTTATACTTGATAGATATCTGTGGGGAGAAGTCGAAAGGATATCCCCTGAAGCACCTGTTCCGGTAGTAGAGGTAAAAAAAGAAACATTTAACCCCGGTGGAGCTTCAAATGTAGCCTGGAATATCTCGTCCCTTGGGGCAAAGACATATATGGCTGGTGTTATAGGAACTGATCAAAATGGAGAGATCTTAGAGTCTTTGCTGATAGGAAAAGACATAATTCCAATAAATATAAAAGATCAAAAAAGACCTACTACTGAAAAAACAAGGATAATTGCTGTAAGTCAACAGCTTCTAAGAATTGACAGAGAAAGCAAAGAAAAGTTGTCTGAAGAAACAACAGATAAACTGATAAATCAGATAAAAAGTATTACAGATAAAATTGACGCAGTTATAGTCTCAGATTACGGAAAAGGTGTAATAACTCCTAAACTGATGGAGTATCTGAAAAGTACTGGAAAACCTGTATTTGTAGATCCTAAACCGTCTAATTTTTCTCTTTACACAGGAATAACAACAATGACCCCTAACAGAAAAGAAGCCTATGAATGTGTAAAAGCAGACAAAGGTATTTCTGTAGAACAGGTTGGAAGGATGATAATGGAGAAGTTAAGCATAGATACACTTCTTATAACTCTCGGTTCTGAAGGTATGGCACTTTTTAACAAAAATGAAGTAAAAAAAATACCTGCAAGAGCCAGAAAAGTTTATGATGTTACAGGTGCCGGAGATACAGTCATATCAGTTCTTACACTTGCAAAGATATCAGGGGCTTCATGGGAAGAAGCAGCTTCGCTGGCTAATTATGCAGCAGGATATGTTGTTGGAGAGATAGGAACAGCTGCTTTAGATAGGGAAACACTGTTAAATATAATCCCATAA
- a CDS encoding deoxyguanosinetriphosphate triphosphohydrolase — translation MNVREQIEQLEYEVLHSRASKSREAKREREEKECDLRTKFQRDRDRILHSKAFRRLKHKTQVFLSPEGDHYRTRMTHTLEVAQIARTIAKALRLNEDLVEAIALGHDLGHTPFGHAGEFILKEGASYHHARQSLRVVEKLANDGRGLNLTEEVRDGILKHSKGSSPLITEGNMPKTLEGEIVRIADKIAYINHDLEDAVRAKLISEYDIPRDIKAVLGETKSERISTIVKSTIYTTIENNYKHIVMEEKIYEKMYQLRQWLFDNVYFAKPVVEELEKGKGIVKALYEYYTENYYEIPYYEKYLKLWGEYDPKQAAVDYVAGMTDRFALKMYERIFIPKGWHVI, via the coding sequence ATGAATGTTAGAGAGCAGATAGAACAACTTGAGTACGAGGTACTTCATAGTAGAGCATCAAAAAGCAGAGAAGCAAAGAGGGAGAGAGAAGAAAAAGAATGCGATTTAAGGACTAAATTCCAGAGAGATAGAGACAGGATTCTCCATTCAAAAGCATTCAGACGGCTAAAGCACAAAACACAAGTCTTTCTGTCTCCTGAAGGAGACCATTACAGAACAAGAATGACACATACCCTCGAAGTTGCACAGATAGCAAGAACTATCGCAAAGGCCTTAAGATTAAACGAAGATCTTGTTGAGGCTATTGCCCTTGGACACGATTTAGGCCATACCCCTTTTGGACATGCAGGGGAGTTTATTCTCAAGGAGGGTGCATCTTACCACCATGCAAGGCAGAGTTTGAGGGTTGTAGAAAAACTGGCAAATGATGGAAGGGGCCTGAATCTTACAGAAGAGGTAAGAGACGGAATACTAAAACACAGTAAAGGAAGTTCTCCCCTTATAACAGAAGGGAATATGCCAAAAACACTTGAAGGTGAGATAGTAAGAATTGCAGATAAAATAGCATATATAAACCACGACCTTGAAGATGCTGTAAGGGCAAAACTTATATCTGAGTATGATATACCACGGGATATAAAAGCTGTTTTAGGGGAGACAAAATCAGAAAGAATATCAACAATAGTAAAAAGTACAATCTACACAACAATAGAAAATAATTACAAACATATCGTGATGGAAGAGAAGATATACGAAAAAATGTACCAGCTTAGACAGTGGCTCTTTGATAATGTGTATTTTGCGAAGCCTGTCGTTGAAGAGTTAGAAAAGGGTAAAGGAATTGTGAAAGCTCTTTATGAGTACTATACAGAAAACTACTATGAGATACCGTATTATGAAAAATACCTGAAACTGTGGGGGGAGTACGATCCTAAACAGGCGGCTGTTGATTATGTTGCCGGAATGACCGACAGGTTTGCACTGAAAATGTACGAGAGAATTTTTATACCAAAAGGCTGGCATGTTATTTAA